Proteins found in one Paenibacillus sp. FSL R10-2782 genomic segment:
- the fumC gene encoding class II fumarate hydratase, whose product MNYRIEKDTLGEIKVPADRLWGAQTQRSKENFPIGSEKMPLEVIQAFAVLKKSAAISNYKLGKLPQEKQDAIIYAADEILAGRVDDHFPLVVWQTGSGTQSNMNVNEVIAHLGSQWLQEQGQDVKLHPNDDVNMSQSSNDTFPTALHVAGVIAVEDHLLPAIDKLKETFQQKSEQFKDIIKIGRTHLQDATPLTLGQEISGWYAMLDKSKRIIIDNVQYMKELAIGGTAVGTGINAHPEFGDRTSAEISSFTGKMFTSAPNKFHALTSHDEVVAVHGAVKALAADLMKIANDVRWLASGPRSGLGEITIPANEPGSSIMPGKVNPTQSEALTMVVTQVMGNDAAIGFAASQGNFELNVFKPVIIYNFLQSVNLLADSIVAFNDNCAVGIEPDLTKIEHNLNNSLMLVTALNPYIGYENAAKIAKLAHAEGLSLKEAAMRSGLLTEEQFNQYVVPANMIQPKA is encoded by the coding sequence TTGAACTACCGCATCGAAAAAGATACATTGGGTGAAATCAAAGTACCGGCAGATCGTCTGTGGGGAGCGCAAACACAGCGCAGCAAGGAAAATTTCCCGATTGGCTCGGAGAAAATGCCATTAGAGGTTATTCAGGCTTTCGCAGTGCTCAAGAAGAGTGCTGCGATCAGCAATTATAAGTTGGGCAAGCTGCCACAGGAGAAGCAGGACGCCATTATTTATGCGGCAGACGAAATTCTTGCTGGACGGGTCGATGACCATTTCCCATTGGTCGTATGGCAGACAGGAAGCGGTACGCAATCCAATATGAATGTGAACGAAGTGATTGCTCATCTAGGAAGCCAGTGGCTGCAAGAGCAGGGACAGGATGTGAAGCTGCATCCTAATGACGATGTGAACATGTCGCAAAGCTCGAATGATACGTTTCCGACGGCGCTTCATGTAGCGGGTGTGATTGCAGTGGAGGATCACTTGCTGCCTGCTATAGATAAGCTGAAAGAAACCTTCCAGCAGAAGTCAGAGCAATTTAAGGATATTATTAAAATTGGACGTACCCACTTACAGGATGCCACGCCGCTTACACTGGGTCAGGAAATCAGCGGCTGGTATGCCATGCTGGATAAAAGCAAGCGAATCATCATCGACAACGTTCAATATATGAAGGAGCTTGCCATTGGCGGTACAGCCGTGGGCACGGGTATTAACGCTCATCCAGAGTTCGGTGACCGAACCTCTGCGGAAATTTCCAGCTTCACTGGTAAAATGTTCACATCCGCACCAAACAAATTCCATGCGCTGACGAGTCATGATGAAGTGGTTGCCGTACACGGAGCCGTTAAAGCGCTTGCTGCTGATTTGATGAAGATCGCCAACGATGTGCGCTGGCTGGCAAGCGGCCCGCGTAGCGGCTTGGGTGAAATCACGATTCCTGCTAACGAGCCGGGCAGCTCGATCATGCCGGGTAAGGTCAATCCGACCCAGAGCGAGGCACTTACAATGGTCGTTACGCAGGTCATGGGTAATGATGCAGCTATCGGCTTTGCTGCGAGTCAGGGCAATTTTGAGCTGAACGTGTTTAAGCCGGTCATTATTTATAATTTCCTGCAATCCGTGAATCTGCTAGCGGATTCAATTGTAGCCTTTAATGATAACTGTGCGGTCGGCATTGAGCCGGATCTCACTAAAATTGAGCATAATTTGAACAATTCACTGATGCTGGTGACAGCATTAAATCCGTATATCGGATATGAAAATGCGGCTAAAATCGCCAAACTTGCACATGCGGAAGGGCTGTCTCTCAAAGAAGCGGCTATGCGTAGCGGATTGTTGACCGAAGAGCAGTTCAACCAATATGTCGTTCCAGCAAATATGATTCAGCCCAAAGCATAA
- a CDS encoding 2-isopropylmalate synthase — protein sequence MRKIWVLDTTLRDGEQSPGVSLTSTEKVEIALQLQKLGVDRIETGFPATSPGEIFSMQEIAKQVTNSTLVGFARSKEQDIDAVREALRGAEDACLHLFLATSPIHRQHKLRMDKTKVLETAAAAIRYGRKYFDKVEFSAEDASRTELDFICEVVDMAIRAGATVVNLPDTVGYASPDQFGEMFRVVKAQVPGIEKIQLSTHCHDDLGMATANTLAAIRNGVDQFEGTINGIGERAGNTPVEEVALALDTRTELYDAKTDLVLEEFYATSRLVSKRTGMAVPGNKAIVGANAFSHESGIHQDGMLKERTTYEIVSPERIGLKTSKLVLGKHSGRHAFKEKLADMGFDALTEEQLQEAFRKFKILMDKKKQVLDEDLLVLMDESRSTSPQIYTLDSIQVSYGNQSVPVASIRLIKQDGTAIDEVAMGNGSVDAIFHAIDKASSEEVELEDYSIQSVTYGKDALGEVHTVLRQGEFTARGRGASTDILEASARAYIDALNKLLGRKEVRAKGNISIS from the coding sequence ATGCGCAAAATATGGGTGTTGGACACAACGTTAAGAGATGGAGAACAATCACCAGGAGTTAGTCTGACCAGTACAGAAAAGGTCGAAATTGCCCTTCAACTGCAAAAATTGGGCGTAGATCGGATAGAAACCGGTTTTCCGGCTACCTCGCCAGGTGAGATATTCAGCATGCAGGAGATTGCCAAACAGGTTACTAATTCAACCTTGGTTGGTTTTGCGCGGTCGAAAGAGCAGGATATAGATGCGGTCAGAGAGGCGCTGAGGGGAGCGGAGGACGCTTGTCTTCATCTGTTTCTGGCTACCTCACCCATTCACCGCCAGCACAAGCTGCGAATGGACAAGACGAAGGTACTGGAAACCGCAGCCGCAGCCATTCGTTATGGGCGCAAGTATTTTGACAAGGTGGAATTTTCGGCGGAGGATGCCAGTCGTACCGAGTTGGACTTTATTTGCGAGGTCGTGGATATGGCGATCCGGGCTGGAGCAACGGTCGTTAATCTGCCGGATACTGTTGGTTATGCTTCACCAGATCAGTTCGGTGAAATGTTCAGAGTGGTAAAAGCCCAGGTGCCTGGCATCGAAAAGATACAGCTCAGCACCCACTGTCATGATGATCTCGGGATGGCAACAGCTAACACACTTGCGGCTATCCGTAATGGTGTAGATCAATTTGAAGGTACAATCAATGGCATCGGGGAACGTGCCGGAAATACACCGGTGGAGGAGGTCGCGCTCGCCCTTGATACGAGAACCGAGCTGTATGACGCAAAAACGGATCTCGTTCTGGAGGAATTTTATGCTACCAGTCGTCTGGTGAGCAAACGCACCGGGATGGCCGTACCAGGGAACAAGGCCATTGTTGGAGCGAATGCCTTTTCCCACGAGTCTGGTATCCACCAGGACGGAATGCTCAAGGAGCGTACGACATATGAAATCGTTTCCCCGGAGCGCATCGGCTTGAAGACGAGTAAGCTTGTACTTGGCAAGCACTCAGGTCGGCATGCATTCAAGGAAAAGCTGGCAGACATGGGGTTTGATGCTTTGACAGAAGAGCAGCTTCAGGAGGCGTTCCGTAAATTTAAAATCTTGATGGACAAGAAAAAACAGGTGCTGGATGAAGATTTGCTCGTCCTGATGGATGAGAGCCGCAGCACCTCTCCTCAAATTTACACGTTGGATTCCATCCAGGTATCCTATGGCAATCAGTCGGTTCCGGTAGCATCCATTCGACTGATTAAACAGGATGGAACAGCAATCGATGAAGTGGCGATGGGCAACGGCTCTGTAGATGCGATTTTTCATGCTATTGACAAGGCCAGTAGTGAAGAAGTGGAATTGGAAGATTATTCGATCCAATCTGTAACGTACGGTAAGGATGCACTGGGTGAAGTGCATACTGTTCTGAGACAAGGAGAGTTCACTGCCCGCGGAAGAGGCGCGAGTACAGATATTTTGGAAGCCAGCGCCAGAGCTTATATCGACGCGTTGAATAAGCTACTCGGCAGAAAAGAGGTTCGTGCTAAAGGCAATATCTCCATTAGCTGA
- a CDS encoding FadR/GntR family transcriptional regulator codes for MNQEMVPFQAVKRKQIADEVAEQLQRKIAVGEWDVGTKIPTEPELMKLFGVGRSTVREAVSVLVHAGLLEKKQGHGTFVSQPTTSQEPLDYRLSRAEIIEVYEVRSVLELEIARLAALRRKDEDLRLMREALDRRAVTLAAGDLNEYLDADITFHLAVAGATRNKVLTDVYRSFVEAIRKTLKNLITDPAMQNPFTLQHEKIYEAIRDQDAKAAELYSIQHLDGTKLELQKHLEHS; via the coding sequence ATGAATCAGGAAATGGTGCCTTTTCAAGCCGTCAAACGCAAGCAAATTGCCGATGAGGTGGCTGAACAGCTGCAACGAAAAATTGCTGTTGGTGAATGGGATGTGGGTACAAAAATTCCAACAGAGCCTGAGCTGATGAAGCTTTTTGGAGTAGGGCGTTCCACAGTGCGTGAAGCGGTCAGCGTTCTCGTACATGCCGGTCTATTAGAGAAAAAACAAGGACACGGAACCTTTGTCAGCCAACCGACGACTTCCCAAGAGCCTTTGGATTACCGACTGAGCCGCGCTGAAATTATTGAGGTCTATGAGGTGCGGAGTGTGTTGGAACTGGAAATTGCCAGGCTGGCTGCTTTACGACGTAAGGATGAGGATTTACGCTTGATGCGTGAGGCGTTGGACCGTCGTGCCGTGACATTGGCCGCTGGGGATTTGAACGAGTATCTGGATGCGGATATCACTTTTCACTTGGCTGTTGCAGGGGCTACACGTAATAAAGTGCTTACAGATGTGTATCGCAGCTTTGTAGAGGCGATTCGGAAGACGTTAAAAAATCTCATAACCGATCCGGCGATGCAAAATCCTTTTACACTTCAGCATGAGAAAATTTATGAGGCGATCCGAGATCAGGATGCCAAAGCTGCCGAACTGTACAGCATTCAGCATTTGGACGGCACCAAGCTGGAACTGCAAAAGCATTTGGAACATTCATAA
- a CDS encoding aldose 1-epimerase — protein sequence MTHQHAAIGDLYYGIPAIRLKFGRYEAVALPGNGANLISFRDNETGYSFLREPEADSIEAFKQSPSVYGIPFLYPPNRYEDGKFLWNGVTYELPINETATHNHLHGFLHTVRWEVEDYGSGEQGSYVVMNQHVREGHPMFHYLPFTFTIKLTYSLDEFGLHQRYVIHNEGDQPIPNLFAFHTAIRVPFVPDSSPEDYKIKVTIGERRELTERLLATGQFQPLSPEEELLKTTGVSPYFASMDNHYTAAPQNGRNYMELTHTKTGATLVYDVGTAYKHWMIWNNKANKEFICPEPQMNMINAPNRPDLPAEDIGLIALAPGHIFEATSRLYCVTPAQSKS from the coding sequence ATGACACATCAGCATGCTGCAATTGGTGACCTTTATTATGGAATACCGGCGATTCGCCTTAAATTTGGGCGTTATGAGGCGGTAGCCCTGCCGGGAAACGGCGCAAATCTGATTTCTTTTCGTGACAATGAAACGGGATATTCATTTCTCCGCGAGCCGGAAGCTGACAGCATAGAGGCTTTTAAACAAAGCCCGTCAGTCTATGGGATTCCTTTTCTGTATCCTCCGAATCGGTATGAGGATGGCAAATTCCTGTGGAATGGAGTTACATATGAACTGCCCATCAATGAAACGGCAACCCACAACCATCTGCACGGTTTTTTACACACCGTCCGGTGGGAGGTTGAGGACTACGGATCTGGAGAACAGGGCAGCTATGTGGTAATGAATCAGCATGTGAGGGAAGGACACCCCATGTTTCACTATTTGCCGTTCACCTTTACCATCAAGCTGACGTACAGCCTGGACGAATTTGGACTACATCAGCGTTATGTGATCCACAACGAGGGTGATCAGCCGATTCCAAACCTGTTTGCCTTTCACACGGCTATTCGGGTTCCATTCGTACCGGATAGTTCGCCGGAAGACTACAAAATTAAGGTTACTATCGGTGAGCGTCGGGAGCTGACAGAGCGGTTGTTAGCCACAGGACAGTTCCAGCCATTGTCGCCGGAAGAGGAACTGCTGAAGACAACGGGAGTAAGTCCTTATTTTGCCTCCATGGATAATCATTACACGGCAGCTCCGCAAAATGGACGCAACTATATGGAACTGACACACACTAAGACAGGCGCTACTCTAGTATACGATGTAGGCACGGCCTATAAGCATTGGATGATCTGGAATAATAAAGCGAACAAGGAATTCATCTGTCCTGAGCCGCAAATGAACATGATCAATGCGCCGAATCGTCCGGATTTGCCAGCGGAGGATATCGGACTGATTGCGCTTGCTCCAGGCCATATTTTTGAAGCAACCAGCCGTTTATATTGTGTCACACCTGCACAATCTAAATCCTAG
- a CDS encoding MBL fold metallo-hydrolase: MANHLFTEGMTANEEAAPDLLSLRTLFVNVCFIGEPGSRSWVLVDTGMAGFTDSIIRLAEERFAGPPVAIVLTHGHFDHVGSVIELVQHWGTPVYAHPLELPYLTGLKDYQQPDPSVAGGLLSSVSFLYPNDAIDLDDRITRLPEDGSVPGAPGWKWLHTPGHTPGHISLFHERRRLLVAGDAFITVKQESALAVILQEKEIHGPPAYFTTDWQAAQRSVKLLSGLKPEIAVTGHGHYMQGNELTTQLERLTEDFEHTAVPKQGRYV; the protein is encoded by the coding sequence TTGGCAAATCATCTGTTCACCGAAGGAATGACGGCAAATGAAGAGGCTGCTCCCGATCTTCTGAGCTTACGGACGCTGTTTGTAAATGTGTGTTTTATCGGGGAGCCGGGAAGTCGATCCTGGGTACTGGTGGATACGGGGATGGCGGGGTTTACAGACTCGATTATTCGCTTGGCTGAGGAACGGTTCGCTGGCCCTCCCGTTGCTATTGTGCTCACTCATGGGCATTTTGATCATGTGGGATCGGTCATTGAGTTGGTTCAGCATTGGGGCACTCCTGTGTATGCGCACCCGCTGGAGCTTCCTTACTTGACAGGGTTGAAGGATTACCAACAACCTGATCCCAGTGTGGCTGGAGGGCTGCTGTCGAGCGTTTCCTTTTTATATCCCAATGATGCCATTGATCTGGATGATCGCATCACCCGTCTGCCTGAGGATGGCAGTGTGCCTGGTGCGCCTGGTTGGAAGTGGCTGCATACACCTGGGCATACGCCGGGTCACATATCGCTTTTTCATGAACGCAGACGGTTGCTGGTAGCCGGAGATGCTTTTATTACCGTAAAACAGGAATCGGCGCTGGCGGTTATTTTACAGGAAAAAGAAATACACGGTCCGCCTGCATATTTTACGACAGATTGGCAGGCTGCGCAGCGGTCAGTAAAACTGCTGTCCGGTTTAAAGCCGGAGATTGCCGTTACGGGACACGGTCACTACATGCAGGGAAATGAGCTGACGACCCAGTTGGAACGACTGACGGAGGATTTTGAGCATACGGCTGTACCCAAGCAGGGGCGCTATGTGTAG
- a CDS encoding aminopeptidase, with the protein MSDFQQKLQKYAELAVRVGANVQPGQTLIVHAPILSAELVRLIVKSAYTVGAKLVKVKWSDEAITRLQYELAPDETFNIPPKWYAAEMTEEVENGAAVLHIIADNPDLLQGIPSSRITAAQRVRSHELRQYRELQMADKFSWALIAYPSEEWAAKVFPNLPASEQMDKLWEAIFSTVRVDLDNPVEAWKEHLKTLSSKSDILNAKRYKKLHYLAPGTDLTIELAKDHLWVAAESVNQQGHSFVANMPTEEVFTAPLKTGVNGKVSSTKPLSYSGNIIDNFTLTFENGRIIDVQAETGLETLQHLVEMDEGSHYLGEVALVPHQSPISDKNILFYNTLFDENASNHLAIGNAYAFNLKGGKDMNQEQLAANGLNSSLTHVDFMIGSGEMDINGVTEDGTEEPIFRKGNWAI; encoded by the coding sequence ATGTCAGATTTTCAACAAAAATTGCAAAAATATGCCGAGCTAGCCGTTAGGGTGGGGGCTAATGTCCAGCCTGGGCAAACCCTCATCGTTCATGCTCCCATTCTGTCCGCTGAACTTGTGCGGCTTATTGTCAAATCCGCGTATACCGTTGGAGCAAAGCTGGTTAAGGTAAAATGGAGCGACGAAGCCATCACTCGCCTACAGTATGAACTGGCTCCTGATGAGACTTTTAATATTCCTCCCAAATGGTATGCGGCCGAAATGACCGAAGAGGTCGAGAACGGCGCAGCAGTACTGCATATCATAGCAGATAATCCGGATTTGCTTCAAGGTATCCCGTCCAGTCGCATTACTGCGGCTCAGCGCGTACGTTCACATGAATTGCGCCAATACCGTGAACTTCAAATGGCCGATAAATTCAGTTGGGCTCTGATTGCTTACCCTTCTGAAGAGTGGGCTGCTAAAGTATTCCCGAATCTGCCAGCTTCCGAACAAATGGATAAGCTGTGGGAAGCCATTTTCAGCACCGTACGTGTCGATCTCGACAACCCGGTAGAAGCATGGAAAGAGCATTTGAAGACACTCTCCAGCAAATCAGACATTTTGAATGCCAAACGCTATAAAAAGCTGCATTATTTGGCCCCGGGGACTGATCTGACCATCGAATTGGCAAAAGATCACCTGTGGGTTGCAGCCGAAAGCGTCAATCAGCAGGGACATTCCTTCGTAGCTAATATGCCTACCGAGGAAGTGTTTACTGCCCCGCTCAAAACCGGAGTGAACGGCAAAGTAAGCAGTACCAAGCCGCTAAGCTACAGCGGAAATATTATCGACAACTTTACACTGACCTTTGAAAACGGGCGCATTATAGATGTGCAGGCTGAAACAGGATTGGAGACTCTTCAGCATCTCGTTGAAATGGATGAAGGCTCCCACTACTTGGGCGAAGTCGCTCTTGTGCCCCACCAGTCCCCGATTTCGGATAAGAACATTTTGTTCTATAATACGTTGTTTGATGAAAATGCCTCAAATCATCTGGCCATCGGTAATGCCTATGCATTTAACCTGAAAGGCGGCAAGGACATGAATCAGGAGCAGTTGGCAGCCAACGGCCTGAATTCCAGTCTGACACACGTCGATTTTATGATCGGCTCAGGTGAAATGGACATTAACGGCGTCACCGAGGATGGTACCGAGGAGCCCATTTTCCGCAAAGGAAATTGGGCGATCTAA